In Pedobacter heparinus DSM 2366, the following are encoded in one genomic region:
- a CDS encoding glycoside hydrolase family 3 N-terminal domain-containing protein, which yields MRLFQFILFFFTGLQLLKVQAQEKTGYIPLTKQERQKVELLLSKMTLEEKAHQLASFYPNANKRLNIPHMQAGECLHGVVAAGTTSFPQAISIASSWDPSLVERVSTVIAKEARALGIHHCYTPMLGVLRDARWGRFEEGYGEDAYLVSKIGVAFINGLQGRGKNRFDKDHVVATAKHFVADSEPLLGANGAAVEISLRSLHEVHLPPFRAAVEEAQVGSVMPAHHTLNGVPCHINTYTLNDVFRKEYGFDGLVVSDNNDLRWVQERLFATESQEETIRKALEAGVHTELAFKQTWADKRMYGPPLVAAVKNGKVPVKLLDDAVRKVLEFKIALHLDEEENPLGKEMTELQKGTKDADVNADVFFSQIDGSLSSPRSNYKTVLNNPVHDALALEAARKSLILLKNNNLLPFKKSQFKKIAVIGPNADTIRLGTYSTQQPKHFITVKQGIETAVGKNAQVLYAKGTDIQHPKDTQLAEAVAIAKEADVCILVLGDDDKTVMENVDRDDITLPGDQDKLMQAIVATGKPVVLVLLHGRPAAIQWAKDHVPAILDGWFLGQETGTAIAEAIFGDLNPSGKLTVTYPRNVGQVPAFYNTLIPGRPRMMWGTTEGATYPFGYGISYTQFKYGVPKLSKASMKASETVFAEIEVTNTGKVAGDEIVQLYLRDDISSLARPIKELKGFKRISLRPGETQKISLPISSRSLEFWKDGKWITEPGSFTVMMGPNSEELKTIKLELTQ from the coding sequence ATGAGGCTATTTCAATTTATACTATTCTTCTTTACAGGTCTGCAGCTTTTAAAAGTACAGGCCCAGGAAAAAACCGGTTATATTCCCTTAACCAAACAAGAAAGGCAAAAAGTAGAACTCCTGCTGAGTAAAATGACCTTGGAAGAAAAAGCGCATCAGCTGGCCTCATTTTATCCCAATGCCAATAAAAGATTAAATATCCCCCATATGCAGGCCGGTGAATGTCTGCATGGTGTGGTTGCTGCCGGCACCACTTCTTTCCCTCAGGCCATTTCCATAGCCAGTTCCTGGGATCCTTCGCTTGTCGAAAGGGTATCTACCGTGATTGCAAAAGAAGCCAGGGCTTTAGGCATACACCACTGTTATACCCCAATGCTTGGGGTTTTGCGCGATGCGCGCTGGGGCCGTTTCGAAGAAGGTTATGGAGAAGATGCCTACCTGGTCAGTAAAATCGGCGTAGCCTTTATCAATGGCCTGCAGGGCCGTGGCAAAAACCGCTTCGATAAGGACCATGTAGTGGCAACAGCTAAACATTTTGTGGCCGATAGTGAACCCCTGCTGGGTGCCAATGGTGCTGCAGTCGAAATTTCCCTGCGTAGTTTGCACGAAGTTCACCTTCCGCCTTTCCGGGCTGCAGTAGAAGAAGCTCAGGTTGGTTCGGTCATGCCTGCACATCATACCTTAAATGGGGTGCCCTGTCACATCAATACCTATACCCTAAACGATGTATTCAGAAAGGAATACGGCTTTGATGGTCTGGTGGTTTCTGATAACAACGACCTGAGGTGGGTTCAGGAGCGCTTGTTCGCCACCGAAAGCCAGGAAGAAACCATCAGAAAAGCACTGGAAGCAGGTGTGCATACCGAGCTTGCCTTTAAACAGACCTGGGCCGATAAAAGAATGTATGGCCCCCCACTGGTCGCCGCGGTAAAAAACGGAAAAGTGCCGGTAAAACTGCTCGACGACGCCGTTAGAAAAGTACTGGAATTTAAGATTGCCCTGCACCTCGACGAAGAAGAAAATCCATTGGGCAAGGAAATGACCGAATTACAAAAAGGTACAAAAGATGCAGATGTAAATGCTGATGTATTCTTTTCGCAGATCGATGGCTCATTGTCCAGCCCCAGATCAAACTATAAAACCGTACTAAATAATCCTGTACACGATGCACTTGCACTCGAAGCAGCCCGCAAAAGTCTCATCCTCCTAAAAAACAACAACCTGCTGCCATTTAAAAAAAGTCAGTTCAAAAAGATAGCCGTAATTGGTCCAAATGCCGATACCATTCGCCTGGGCACTTATTCTACCCAGCAGCCTAAACACTTCATTACTGTAAAACAAGGCATCGAAACTGCTGTAGGTAAAAATGCACAGGTATTGTATGCGAAAGGGACTGATATCCAGCATCCAAAAGATACGCAGCTTGCAGAAGCCGTTGCCATTGCAAAAGAAGCTGATGTATGTATCCTGGTGCTGGGCGATGATGATAAAACCGTAATGGAAAATGTGGATAGGGACGACATTACCTTGCCGGGCGACCAGGATAAGCTGATGCAGGCCATTGTAGCCACAGGCAAACCTGTAGTACTGGTATTGCTGCATGGCCGTCCGGCCGCTATTCAATGGGCCAAAGACCATGTTCCGGCCATATTAGACGGATGGTTTCTGGGGCAGGAAACAGGTACTGCCATTGCAGAAGCCATATTTGGCGATCTGAACCCTTCCGGAAAATTAACTGTTACCTACCCAAGAAATGTAGGTCAGGTACCTGCATTTTATAATACTTTAATACCAGGCAGGCCAAGAATGATGTGGGGAACTACAGAAGGTGCAACCTATCCCTTTGGTTATGGCATCAGCTACACACAATTTAAATATGGAGTACCAAAACTCTCTAAAGCCAGCATGAAAGCCAGTGAAACTGTTTTTGCCGAAATCGAAGTAACCAATACCGGTAAAGTGGCTGGCGATGAAATTGTGCAGCTGTACCTTCGTGATGACATCTCTTCACTGGCAAGGCCAATTAAAGAATTAAAAGGGTTTAAACGCATTAGCCTGCGTCCGGGCGAAACCCAAAAGATTTCCCTGCCCATTTCTTCCCGTTCGCTTGAATTCTGGAAAGATGGCAAATGGATTACCGAACCTGGCAGTTTCACAGTCATGATGGGCCCAAATTCTGAAGAACTGAAAACCATTAAATTAGAACTGACCCAATAA
- a CDS encoding DUF2264 domain-containing protein has product MYRRRFLSLVPPAALMGLGINAADARPASENPVGMQKKNAESRKYWIAVLTKIADPVLESLSRGRLKLDMPVEVNPSSKFDRTKVTYLEAFGRLMAGMAPWLELGIDSTAEGKLREKYILLARKSLANAVNPSSPDFMQFTSQKYEQALVDASFLAHSLIRAPKQLWEPLDAETKRNVINALKSTRNIKPTYNNWLLFTAMIEAFLMRAGDDGDIVRIDYAIKKLEEWYKGDGIYGDGPKFHFDYYNSFVIHPMLIDIVKTVTDKGLEKQEVYNTVLERAIRYAAIQERTISPEGTFPPVGRSLVYRFGALQALAHIALLSRLPENIRPEQVRGAMSLVIKRMIEAPGTFDKNGWLTIGFCGHQVDVGEYYMSTGSLYLCTAGLLPLGLPANDVFWTGAPADWTSKKLWSGVNMPADHSIP; this is encoded by the coding sequence ATGTACAGGCGCCGATTTTTATCTTTAGTACCACCCGCAGCCCTGATGGGATTGGGTATAAATGCAGCCGATGCACGGCCCGCTTCCGAAAATCCTGTAGGTATGCAGAAAAAAAATGCAGAAAGCAGGAAATACTGGATTGCTGTGCTCACAAAAATCGCCGACCCTGTACTGGAAAGCTTAAGCAGGGGCAGGCTTAAACTGGACATGCCCGTAGAAGTGAATCCCTCCAGCAAATTCGACCGGACTAAAGTCACTTACCTGGAAGCTTTCGGACGCCTGATGGCCGGAATGGCACCGTGGCTGGAGCTTGGTATCGATTCTACAGCAGAAGGAAAACTCAGGGAGAAATATATCCTGCTCGCCCGTAAAAGCCTTGCCAATGCAGTCAACCCATCCTCACCGGATTTCATGCAGTTTACTTCCCAGAAATATGAACAGGCCCTGGTAGACGCTTCTTTTTTAGCTCATTCGTTGATCAGGGCTCCCAAGCAGCTTTGGGAGCCATTAGATGCAGAAACAAAGAGAAATGTCATCAATGCCCTAAAGTCTACACGCAACATTAAACCAACCTACAACAACTGGCTGCTTTTTACGGCAATGATAGAAGCCTTTTTAATGCGAGCAGGTGATGATGGCGACATAGTGCGCATCGATTATGCCATCAAAAAACTGGAAGAATGGTATAAAGGTGATGGTATCTATGGCGATGGGCCTAAATTTCATTTCGACTATTACAACAGTTTTGTGATCCACCCCATGCTGATCGACATCGTAAAAACTGTGACAGACAAGGGCCTGGAAAAACAGGAAGTTTACAATACTGTATTGGAAAGGGCCATCAGATACGCTGCAATCCAGGAGCGTACCATCTCTCCTGAAGGTACATTTCCACCCGTCGGAAGGTCTCTGGTTTATCGTTTTGGGGCCTTGCAAGCCCTGGCACACATTGCATTGCTGTCTAGACTCCCGGAAAACATCCGTCCGGAACAGGTAAGAGGGGCCATGTCACTGGTCATTAAACGCATGATCGAGGCCCCGGGTACATTTGATAAAAATGGATGGTTAACTATAGGCTTTTGCGGACATCAGGTTGATGTAGGCGAATATTATATGTCTACCGGAAGTTTGTACTTATGTACAGCAGGATTGTTGCCACTGGGCCTGCCAGCAAACGATGTATTCTGGACAGGGGCGCCGGCCGACTGGACCTCGAAAAAACTATGGAGTGGTGTTAACATGCCTGCCGATCATTCTATTCCTTAA